A window of the Clupea harengus chromosome 8, Ch_v2.0.2, whole genome shotgun sequence genome harbors these coding sequences:
- the LOC105896329 gene encoding regulatory factor X-associated protein, producing the protein MTEEDNTGCQVNNKDPGASELSTSGVESRNLVTPLEQESMFDMDEQDDESDALDTSDPRDSAASPEDNDEEFGENESVSKKCTYSGCTETTTQVAKARKPWMCKKHRNKMYKDKYKKKKNDQAMTSGKLDESGEDRPVSVTKQRLGPMGDRPARPSLIEQVLNQKRLSLLRSPEVISFLQQQQRLLTSQASTKTQSDY; encoded by the exons ATGACTGAAGAAGATAACACAGGATGTCAAGTGAACAACAAAGATCCCGGGGCTTCAGAGTTATCTACCAGTGGTGTGGAAAGCAGGAATCTGGTTACACCCCTGGAGCAAGAGAGCATGTTTGATATGGACGAACAGGACGACGAGAGCGATGCATTGGACACATCTGATCCGAGAGACAGTGCCGCAAGCCCCGAGGATAACGACGAGGAATTTGGCGAGAATGAGAGTGTTTCGAAGAAGTGCACATACAGCGGATGCACGGAAACCACGACGCAGGTGGCTAAAGCACGAAAGCCTTGGATGTGCAAGAAACACCGTAACAAAATGTACAAAGACAAGtataagaaaaagaagaatgatCAGGCTATGACATCAGGAAAATTAGAC GAGAGCGGAGAAGATAGACCCGTCTCTGTCACAAAACAACGTCTTGGGCCAATGGGTGACCGTCCGGCCAGACCATCACTTATCGAACAGGTTTTGAATCAGAAAAGACTG TCTCTGCTCAGGAGCCCTGAGGTCATCAGTTttctacagcagcagcagaggctccTGACTAGCCAGGCCAGTACTAAGACACAGTCGGACTATTGA
- the smad9 gene encoding mothers against decapentaplegic homolog 9 isoform X3 gives MHSTTSITSLFSFTSPAVKRLLGWKQGDEEEKWAEKAVDSLVKKLKKKKGAMEELEKALSCPGQATKCVTIPRSLDGRLQVSHRKGLPHVIYCRVWRWPDLQSHHELKALDCCEFPFGAKQKDICINPYHYRRVETPVLPPVLVPRHSEFNPQHSLLAKFRNASIHNEPLMPQNATYPESFPTMPCNSFSSPSGSLTQSPNVANYPDSPSSAADPGSPYHITAETPPPPYSMMEAITPEEAKQGDTSTPIKLVFSAPHTDLRPVCYEEPEYWCSVAYYELNNRVGETFHASARSILVDGFTDPSNNKNRFCLGLLSNVNRNSTIEHTRRHIGKGVHLYYVGGEVYAECLSDSSIFVQSRNCNYQHGFHATTVCKIPSGCSLKIFNNQLFAQLLSQSVNHGFEVVYELTKMCTIRMSFVKGWGAEYHRQDVTSTPCWIEIHLHGPLQWLDKVLTQMGSPHNPISSVS, from the exons ATGCACTCCACCACGTCCATCacctcactcttctccttcaccAGTCCGGCCGTGAAGCGTCTCTTGGGCTGGAAGCAGGGCGACGAGGAGGAGAAGTGGGCCGAGAAGGCCGTGGACTCCCTGGTGAAGaagctgaagaagaagaaaggggcCATGGAGGAACTGGAGAAAGCACTGAGTTGCCCGGGACAGGCCACAAAATGTGTGACCATTCCACGCTCGCTTGACGGGAGGCTACAGGTGTCGCACCGCAAAGGCCTCCCTCACGTCATCTACTGCCGCGTGTGGCGCTGGCCTGACCTACAGTCTCACCACGAGCTGAAGGCCCTGGACTGCTGTGAGTTCCCCTTCGGCGCCAAGCAGAAGGACATCTGCATCAACCCATACCACTATCGACGTGTTGAAACTCCAG TGTTGCCACCGGTGCTCGTGCCTCGGCACAGCGAGTTCAACCCACAGCACAGTTTACTGGCCAAGTTCCGCAACGCTTCCATTCACAACGAGCCTCTCATGCCTCAGAACGCCACTTACCCCGAGTCCTTTCCCACAATGCCGTGcaactccttctcctccccctctggctCTCTCACGCAGTCACCCAACGTGGCCAACTACCCAGACTCTCCCAGCAGTGCCGCTGACCCGGGGAGCCCTTACCACATCACCG CAgagacccctcctcctccctactCCATGATGGAGGCAATCACACCAGAGGAGGCGAAGCAGGGTGACACTAGTACTCCCATCAAGCTCGTCTTCTCCGCCCCGCACACAG ACCTGCGCCCGGTGTGCTATGAGGAGCCGGAGTACTGGTGCTCAGTGGCCTACTACGAGCTGAACAACCGGGTGGGCGAGACCTTCCACGCCTCTGCCCGCAGCATCCTGGTGGACGGCTTCACCGATCCCTCCAACAACAAGAACCGCTTCTGCCTCGGCCTGCTCTCCAACGTCAACCGCAACTCCACGATAGAGCACACGCGCAGGCACATAGGCAAAG GAGTCCATCTTTACTATGTGGGCGGAGAGGTGTACGCAGAATGCCTGAGTGACAGCAGCATTTTTGTCCAGAGTCGGAACTGTAACTACCAGCACGGTTTCCACGCGACCACCGTCTGTAAAATCCCGAGTGGCTGCAGCCTGAAGATATTCAACAACCAGCTGTTTGCCCAGTTGCTCTCCCAGTCTGTCAACCACGGCTTTGAAGTGGTCTACGAGCTTACCAAGATGTGCACCATTAGAATGAGCTTTGTCAAG GGCTGGGGTGCAGAGTATCATCGACAGGACGTCACCAGCACCCCTTGCTGGATCGAAATTCACCTCCATGGGCCTTTGCAGTGGCTGGATAAGGTTCTGACCCAGATGGGATCCCCGCACAATCCCATCTCCTCTGTGTCGTGA
- the smad9 gene encoding mothers against decapentaplegic homolog 9 isoform X1 codes for MSKKPKLHFVTSKSFLINLIISFFLTLIFFSTRFIRNPDLGSSDFEKKKKKHSLSYCHIHLTPAVFWIPGPAIFISSNKFKLNLHSSLLVIALTVSPEDCTATAMHSTTSITSLFSFTSPAVKRLLGWKQGDEEEKWAEKAVDSLVKKLKKKKGAMEELEKALSCPGQATKCVTIPRSLDGRLQVSHRKGLPHVIYCRVWRWPDLQSHHELKALDCCEFPFGAKQKDICINPYHYRRVETPVLPPVLVPRHSEFNPQHSLLAKFRNASIHNEPLMPQNATYPESFPTMPCNSFSSPSGSLTQSPNVANYPDSPSSAADPGSPYHITAETPPPPYSMMEAITPEEAKQGDTSTPIKLVFSAPHTDLRPVCYEEPEYWCSVAYYELNNRVGETFHASARSILVDGFTDPSNNKNRFCLGLLSNVNRNSTIEHTRRHIGKGVHLYYVGGEVYAECLSDSSIFVQSRNCNYQHGFHATTVCKIPSGCSLKIFNNQLFAQLLSQSVNHGFEVVYELTKMCTIRMSFVKGWGAEYHRQDVTSTPCWIEIHLHGPLQWLDKVLTQMGSPHNPISSVS; via the exons ATGTCAAAGAAACCAAAATTGCATTTTGTGACAAGTAAGTCATTCTTAATTAACTTaataatcagtttttttttaacgttAATATTTTTTTCCACCAGATTCATCCGTAATCCTGATCTTGGATCCTctgactttgaaaaaaaaaaaaaaaaacattccttgTCATATTGTCACATTCACCTCACACCTGCAGTCTTCTGGATCCCTGGCCCTGCCATCTTTATTTCCTCAAACAAGTTCAAACTAAACTTACACTCTTCTTTGCTGGTCATCGCTTTGACTGTGTCCCCTGAGGACTGTACAGCTACGGCCATGCACTCCACCACGTCCATCacctcactcttctccttcaccAGTCCGGCCGTGAAGCGTCTCTTGGGCTGGAAGCAGGGCGACGAGGAGGAGAAGTGGGCCGAGAAGGCCGTGGACTCCCTGGTGAAGaagctgaagaagaagaaaggggcCATGGAGGAACTGGAGAAAGCACTGAGTTGCCCGGGACAGGCCACAAAATGTGTGACCATTCCACGCTCGCTTGACGGGAGGCTACAGGTGTCGCACCGCAAAGGCCTCCCTCACGTCATCTACTGCCGCGTGTGGCGCTGGCCTGACCTACAGTCTCACCACGAGCTGAAGGCCCTGGACTGCTGTGAGTTCCCCTTCGGCGCCAAGCAGAAGGACATCTGCATCAACCCATACCACTATCGACGTGTTGAAACTCCAG TGTTGCCACCGGTGCTCGTGCCTCGGCACAGCGAGTTCAACCCACAGCACAGTTTACTGGCCAAGTTCCGCAACGCTTCCATTCACAACGAGCCTCTCATGCCTCAGAACGCCACTTACCCCGAGTCCTTTCCCACAATGCCGTGcaactccttctcctccccctctggctCTCTCACGCAGTCACCCAACGTGGCCAACTACCCAGACTCTCCCAGCAGTGCCGCTGACCCGGGGAGCCCTTACCACATCACCG CAgagacccctcctcctccctactCCATGATGGAGGCAATCACACCAGAGGAGGCGAAGCAGGGTGACACTAGTACTCCCATCAAGCTCGTCTTCTCCGCCCCGCACACAG ACCTGCGCCCGGTGTGCTATGAGGAGCCGGAGTACTGGTGCTCAGTGGCCTACTACGAGCTGAACAACCGGGTGGGCGAGACCTTCCACGCCTCTGCCCGCAGCATCCTGGTGGACGGCTTCACCGATCCCTCCAACAACAAGAACCGCTTCTGCCTCGGCCTGCTCTCCAACGTCAACCGCAACTCCACGATAGAGCACACGCGCAGGCACATAGGCAAAG GAGTCCATCTTTACTATGTGGGCGGAGAGGTGTACGCAGAATGCCTGAGTGACAGCAGCATTTTTGTCCAGAGTCGGAACTGTAACTACCAGCACGGTTTCCACGCGACCACCGTCTGTAAAATCCCGAGTGGCTGCAGCCTGAAGATATTCAACAACCAGCTGTTTGCCCAGTTGCTCTCCCAGTCTGTCAACCACGGCTTTGAAGTGGTCTACGAGCTTACCAAGATGTGCACCATTAGAATGAGCTTTGTCAAG GGCTGGGGTGCAGAGTATCATCGACAGGACGTCACCAGCACCCCTTGCTGGATCGAAATTCACCTCCATGGGCCTTTGCAGTGGCTGGATAAGGTTCTGACCCAGATGGGATCCCCGCACAATCCCATCTCCTCTGTGTCGTGA
- the smad9 gene encoding mothers against decapentaplegic homolog 9 isoform X2, translating into MSKKPKLHFVTSKSFLINLIISFFLTLIFFSTRFIRNPDLGSSDFEKKKKKHSLSYCHIHLTPAVFWIPGPAIFISSNKFKLNLHSSLLVIALTVSPEDCTATAMHSTTSITSLFSFTSPAVKRLLGWKQGDEEEKWAEKAVDSLVKKLKKKKGAMEELEKALSCPGQATKCVTIPRSLDGRLQVSHRKGLPHVIYCRVWRWPDLQSHHELKALDCCEFPFGAKQKDICINPYHYRRVETPVLPPVLVPRHSEFNPQHSLLAKFRNASIHNEPLMPQNATYPESFPTMPCNSFSSPSGSLTQSPNVANYPDSPSSAADPGSPYHITETPPPPYSMMEAITPEEAKQGDTSTPIKLVFSAPHTDLRPVCYEEPEYWCSVAYYELNNRVGETFHASARSILVDGFTDPSNNKNRFCLGLLSNVNRNSTIEHTRRHIGKGVHLYYVGGEVYAECLSDSSIFVQSRNCNYQHGFHATTVCKIPSGCSLKIFNNQLFAQLLSQSVNHGFEVVYELTKMCTIRMSFVKGWGAEYHRQDVTSTPCWIEIHLHGPLQWLDKVLTQMGSPHNPISSVS; encoded by the exons ATGTCAAAGAAACCAAAATTGCATTTTGTGACAAGTAAGTCATTCTTAATTAACTTaataatcagtttttttttaacgttAATATTTTTTTCCACCAGATTCATCCGTAATCCTGATCTTGGATCCTctgactttgaaaaaaaaaaaaaaaaacattccttgTCATATTGTCACATTCACCTCACACCTGCAGTCTTCTGGATCCCTGGCCCTGCCATCTTTATTTCCTCAAACAAGTTCAAACTAAACTTACACTCTTCTTTGCTGGTCATCGCTTTGACTGTGTCCCCTGAGGACTGTACAGCTACGGCCATGCACTCCACCACGTCCATCacctcactcttctccttcaccAGTCCGGCCGTGAAGCGTCTCTTGGGCTGGAAGCAGGGCGACGAGGAGGAGAAGTGGGCCGAGAAGGCCGTGGACTCCCTGGTGAAGaagctgaagaagaagaaaggggcCATGGAGGAACTGGAGAAAGCACTGAGTTGCCCGGGACAGGCCACAAAATGTGTGACCATTCCACGCTCGCTTGACGGGAGGCTACAGGTGTCGCACCGCAAAGGCCTCCCTCACGTCATCTACTGCCGCGTGTGGCGCTGGCCTGACCTACAGTCTCACCACGAGCTGAAGGCCCTGGACTGCTGTGAGTTCCCCTTCGGCGCCAAGCAGAAGGACATCTGCATCAACCCATACCACTATCGACGTGTTGAAACTCCAG TGTTGCCACCGGTGCTCGTGCCTCGGCACAGCGAGTTCAACCCACAGCACAGTTTACTGGCCAAGTTCCGCAACGCTTCCATTCACAACGAGCCTCTCATGCCTCAGAACGCCACTTACCCCGAGTCCTTTCCCACAATGCCGTGcaactccttctcctccccctctggctCTCTCACGCAGTCACCCAACGTGGCCAACTACCCAGACTCTCCCAGCAGTGCCGCTGACCCGGGGAGCCCTTACCACATCACCG agacccctcctcctccctactCCATGATGGAGGCAATCACACCAGAGGAGGCGAAGCAGGGTGACACTAGTACTCCCATCAAGCTCGTCTTCTCCGCCCCGCACACAG ACCTGCGCCCGGTGTGCTATGAGGAGCCGGAGTACTGGTGCTCAGTGGCCTACTACGAGCTGAACAACCGGGTGGGCGAGACCTTCCACGCCTCTGCCCGCAGCATCCTGGTGGACGGCTTCACCGATCCCTCCAACAACAAGAACCGCTTCTGCCTCGGCCTGCTCTCCAACGTCAACCGCAACTCCACGATAGAGCACACGCGCAGGCACATAGGCAAAG GAGTCCATCTTTACTATGTGGGCGGAGAGGTGTACGCAGAATGCCTGAGTGACAGCAGCATTTTTGTCCAGAGTCGGAACTGTAACTACCAGCACGGTTTCCACGCGACCACCGTCTGTAAAATCCCGAGTGGCTGCAGCCTGAAGATATTCAACAACCAGCTGTTTGCCCAGTTGCTCTCCCAGTCTGTCAACCACGGCTTTGAAGTGGTCTACGAGCTTACCAAGATGTGCACCATTAGAATGAGCTTTGTCAAG GGCTGGGGTGCAGAGTATCATCGACAGGACGTCACCAGCACCCCTTGCTGGATCGAAATTCACCTCCATGGGCCTTTGCAGTGGCTGGATAAGGTTCTGACCCAGATGGGATCCCCGCACAATCCCATCTCCTCTGTGTCGTGA